In Aequorivita sp. H23M31, a single window of DNA contains:
- a CDS encoding DUF2911 domain-containing protein — translation MKRIIMFFSALSLTFGLQAQIQTPQASPSQKIEQKVGLTDVSLEYSRPSMKGRSIYGNLVPFDKIWRTGANANTKVTFSDDVEIGNTAVKAGTYAIFTKPGASNWDVYFYTDTNNWGAPEKWDDSKVAAKVNVPTALITVPVETFTITIDDLKNDSATLGIHWDKTYVGVPIKFNTDKIVSASINRAMNGPTAGDYYAAAVYYFEADKDMKQSKEWIDKAMEMTKEPAFYQLRQKSLIYAKAGDKKGAIAAAKESLKLAKEKGNDDYVALNTKSLKEWGAM, via the coding sequence ATGAAAAGAATTATTATGTTTTTCTCGGCCCTAAGTTTGACTTTCGGTCTACAGGCTCAAATTCAAACCCCACAGGCAAGCCCATCGCAAAAGATCGAACAAAAGGTTGGACTTACGGACGTAAGCCTGGAATATTCCCGTCCATCAATGAAGGGAAGATCGATATATGGAAACCTCGTTCCTTTTGACAAAATATGGCGAACAGGGGCAAATGCCAATACCAAAGTAACCTTTAGTGACGATGTAGAAATAGGTAACACAGCAGTAAAGGCGGGAACTTATGCCATATTCACCAAACCTGGAGCTTCAAATTGGGATGTGTATTTCTATACGGATACCAATAATTGGGGAGCGCCAGAAAAATGGGACGATTCAAAAGTTGCTGCAAAAGTGAACGTTCCTACAGCGTTAATTACTGTTCCCGTAGAGACTTTCACTATAACTATTGATGATTTAAAAAACGACTCAGCAACCTTGGGTATCCATTGGGATAAAACCTATGTCGGGGTTCCAATTAAATTTAATACCGATAAAATTGTTTCTGCGAGTATAAATCGTGCAATGAACGGCCCAACGGCAGGTGATTATTACGCTGCAGCCGTTTATTATTTTGAAGCCGATAAAGATATGAAGCAATCAAAGGAATGGATCGATAAAGCTATGGAGATGACCAAGGAGCCAGCATTCTATCAATTGCGTCAAAAGTCCTTGATTTACGCTAAGGCAGGTGATAAGAAAGGTGCAATTGCTGCGGCCAAGGAATCACTGAAACTAGCAAAAGAAAAAGGCAATGATGA
- a CDS encoding DUF4290 domain-containing protein has translation MTHEVGQLNYNLEYNTERPHLNIPEYGRHIQKMVDYAVALEDREERNKTVKGIIAVMGNLNPHLRDVPDFQHMLWDQLFIISDFKLDVDSPFPIPSKEELAGRPDPLGYPQNFPKYRFYGNNIKRMIDVANSWEDGDKKDGLILTIANHMKKCFLNWNKDTVEDDVIFKHLHELSGGKINLMNADEDLSDATDLMKTKKRFATNTSKKGHKSSSSNRGRKRH, from the coding sequence TTGACACACGAAGTAGGACAATTGAATTATAACCTAGAATACAATACTGAACGGCCCCATTTAAACATTCCCGAGTACGGACGTCATATACAGAAAATGGTAGATTATGCCGTGGCCTTGGAAGATCGTGAGGAGCGGAACAAAACAGTTAAGGGTATTATAGCGGTTATGGGAAATCTAAACCCGCATTTGCGCGATGTGCCCGATTTTCAACATATGCTCTGGGACCAGCTTTTTATTATATCCGATTTTAAACTAGACGTGGACTCTCCATTTCCTATTCCCTCAAAGGAGGAACTTGCGGGAAGACCTGATCCTTTAGGGTATCCACAGAACTTTCCGAAATATCGCTTTTATGGCAATAATATAAAGCGCATGATAGACGTGGCAAACAGTTGGGAGGATGGTGATAAGAAGGATGGTTTGATTCTTACCATTGCAAACCATATGAAAAAGTGTTTCCTAAACTGGAATAAAGATACCGTAGAGGATGATGTTATTTTTAAACACCTTCACGAGCTCTCTGGAGGAAAAATAAACTTGATGAATGCCGACGAGGATTTGAGCGATGCTACGGATTTAATGAAGACCAAAAAGCGTTTTGCCACCAATACCAGTAAAAAAGGGCATAAGTCCAGTAGCAGTAACCGAGGACGTAAACGTCACTAA
- a CDS encoding YqgE/AlgH family protein, whose product MTILNPAKGLLLVAEPSIIGDVSFNRSVVLLAEYNETGSVGFILNKPLPYKLKDYVPEINSNLPVYNGGPVEQDNLYFIHCIPHIIPNSIEISNGIYWGGDFNAILDLLKENKLKKNQIRFFLGYSGWESNQLERELEINSWVVAPNNYNDTIIGKTDVNFWKEKMMEFGGDYLLWSNAPENPALN is encoded by the coding sequence ATGACCATATTAAACCCTGCAAAAGGACTTTTACTGGTCGCCGAACCCTCTATTATCGGTGATGTATCCTTTAATCGTTCCGTAGTACTATTAGCGGAATACAATGAGACGGGCTCAGTGGGTTTTATTCTGAACAAACCCCTCCCCTATAAATTGAAAGATTATGTTCCTGAGATTAATTCTAACCTGCCCGTTTACAATGGTGGTCCGGTAGAACAGGATAACTTATATTTTATTCACTGTATCCCACATATAATACCAAATAGTATCGAAATTTCAAACGGAATCTATTGGGGCGGGGATTTCAACGCTATTTTGGATTTACTCAAGGAGAACAAGCTTAAAAAGAACCAAATCCGTTTCTTTCTAGGATATTCAGGTTGGGAAAGCAACCAGTTGGAGCGCGAACTCGAAATAAATAGCTGGGTAGTAGCACCAAACAACTACAACGACACTATAATTGGTAAAACAGATGTCAATTTCTGGAAAGAAAAGATGATGGAATTTGGAGGAGATTATCTCTTATGGTCCAACGCTCCCGAAAATCCCGCACTCAACTAA
- the fmt gene encoding methionyl-tRNA formyltransferase has translation MSKDLRIVFMGTPDFAVGVLEKMVNTGSQIVGVITAPDKPAGRGRKVMTSAVKEFALSHNLKVLQPTNLKDGAFLKELEELEANLQVVVAFRMLPKEVWQMPKYGTFNLHASLLPQYRGAAPINWAIINGEEKTGVTTFFIDEKIDTGAIIMNKEVAIEIHETAGSLHNKLMVAGADLVVETLKLIESGSVVPKKQPRDADNKEAPKLTPENTRIDWNKTVDEIDSFIRGLTPYPVAWTILKNNGEDLKTKIYAAHFTKEDHKLKPGIVQSSKKELKVACSDGYILIDEIQLPGKRRMDIFSLLNGYSFGEDAKLV, from the coding sequence ATGTCCAAAGATTTAAGAATTGTATTTATGGGAACTCCCGACTTTGCCGTGGGAGTACTAGAGAAAATGGTAAATACGGGATCACAAATTGTTGGAGTGATCACGGCTCCCGACAAGCCTGCAGGCCGTGGAAGAAAAGTAATGACGTCCGCTGTAAAGGAGTTTGCCCTTTCCCATAACTTAAAAGTCTTACAGCCAACCAATTTAAAGGATGGCGCTTTTCTAAAAGAATTGGAGGAATTAGAAGCCAATCTCCAAGTAGTAGTTGCCTTCAGAATGCTTCCAAAGGAAGTATGGCAAATGCCAAAATATGGAACTTTTAATCTTCACGCTTCACTCCTACCTCAATATAGAGGTGCGGCACCCATAAATTGGGCTATTATTAATGGTGAGGAAAAAACTGGGGTTACCACCTTCTTTATCGATGAAAAAATTGATACAGGTGCAATTATAATGAATAAGGAAGTTGCAATCGAAATCCATGAAACTGCCGGAAGCCTCCATAATAAACTTATGGTAGCGGGAGCGGATTTAGTTGTTGAAACCTTAAAATTGATAGAGAGTGGTTCGGTAGTACCCAAAAAGCAGCCTAGGGATGCCGATAATAAGGAAGCACCCAAACTCACTCCAGAAAATACTAGAATTGATTGGAATAAGACCGTAGATGAAATAGATTCCTTTATAAGGGGCCTAACTCCCTATCCAGTAGCTTGGACCATTCTTAAAAATAATGGAGAGGACCTCAAGACTAAAATCTATGCTGCACATTTTACGAAAGAAGATCATAAACTGAAGCCCGGAATTGTGCAGTCTTCAAAAAAAGAGCTTAAGGTGGCATGTTCAGATGGATATATTTTAATTGATGAAATTCAATTGCCCGGAAAACGCAGAATGGACATTTTTTCACTTTTGAACGGTTATTCATTCGGTGAGGATGCGAAACTTGTCTAA
- a CDS encoding HU family DNA-binding protein, giving the protein MNKSDLIDAMAADAGITKAAAKKALESFLGNVEKSLKSGNRVSLVGFGSWSVSKRASRDGRNPQTGETIKIAAKNVVKFKAGSELQNSVN; this is encoded by the coding sequence ATGAACAAATCAGATTTAATCGATGCAATGGCAGCAGATGCCGGAATTACTAAAGCTGCTGCTAAGAAAGCACTAGAGTCTTTCTTGGGCAACGTTGAAAAATCCCTAAAGAGTGGAAATAGAGTATCTCTCGTAGGATTTGGATCTTGGTCAGTATCAAAAAGAGCATCTCGTGATGGTAGAAACCCACAAACTGGGGAAACCATTAAAATAGCCGCAAAAAATGTGGTTAAATTTAAAGCTGGATCAGAATTACAAAACAGTGTAAACTAA
- a CDS encoding START-like domain-containing protein — translation MEEKIKYEMEFPIQVSPSLLYQYISTPSGLSEWYADNVNSRDEYFSFIWEGSEEKARLLSRKSPERIKFRWIEDEEKDSYFELRIQVDEITKDVSLIVTDFAEEDEVDEGKMLWENMISNLKQVLGST, via the coding sequence ATGGAAGAAAAGATTAAATACGAAATGGAATTTCCTATTCAGGTTTCCCCTTCATTATTATACCAATACATTTCCACTCCTTCCGGACTATCGGAATGGTATGCAGATAATGTGAATTCACGAGATGAGTATTTTTCATTCATCTGGGAAGGAAGCGAGGAGAAAGCTCGTCTCCTAAGTAGAAAAAGTCCTGAACGCATCAAGTTCCGCTGGATTGAGGACGAAGAAAAGGATTCCTATTTTGAACTCCGTATTCAGGTAGATGAGATTACAAAAGACGTGTCTCTTATCGTAACAGATTTTGCCGAAGAAGATGAGGTTGATGAAGGAAAAATGCTTTGGGAAAATATGATTTCCAACCTAAAACAGGTTCTCGGTTCTACCTAG
- a CDS encoding DUF493 family protein: MEQDEKTKEFYERLKKQLAEDTTWPSPYLFKFIVPAELEKIAEIQSIFDGLNAEINTRDSAKGNYTSVSIMVVMDSPEQIVKKYIEVSSVEGVISL; encoded by the coding sequence ATGGAACAAGACGAGAAAACAAAAGAGTTCTATGAACGACTCAAAAAACAGTTAGCGGAGGATACCACTTGGCCATCTCCTTATCTCTTCAAATTTATTGTTCCGGCAGAACTTGAAAAGATTGCAGAAATTCAATCTATATTCGATGGTCTTAACGCTGAAATAAATACACGGGATTCCGCTAAAGGAAATTATACGAGTGTTTCTATAATGGTGGTTATGGACTCTCCCGAACAGATTGTAAAAAAATATATTGAAGTTTCCAGCGTCGAGGGCGTGATTTCTTTATAA
- a CDS encoding AAA family ATPase has product MDTKRIVITGGPGSGKTSLIKFLEQKKHFVLHEVSREVTLEAQRLGIDQLFLTNPILFSKKLLEERLKQFHEAENFTAPILFYDRGMPDVTAYMDFLNIHYPVNFSNTCEKYRYDSIFILPPWEKIYEQDNERYESFEQAEKIFHFLGESYKGYGYKVHNVPFGTLKERADFILDFLKHTP; this is encoded by the coding sequence TTGGATACAAAACGAATCGTAATTACCGGCGGACCGGGTTCCGGGAAAACATCATTGATTAAGTTTTTGGAGCAAAAGAAGCATTTTGTTCTTCACGAAGTTTCCCGTGAGGTTACTTTGGAAGCTCAAAGACTAGGAATAGACCAATTGTTTTTGACGAATCCAATTCTTTTTAGTAAAAAACTGTTGGAAGAAAGATTGAAGCAATTTCATGAAGCTGAAAACTTTACCGCACCTATCCTTTTTTACGATCGTGGAATGCCTGATGTTACGGCCTATATGGATTTTTTAAATATCCATTATCCCGTAAATTTTTCCAATACCTGTGAGAAATATAGATACGATAGCATATTCATCCTTCCTCCGTGGGAAAAAATATATGAGCAGGATAATGAACGTTACGAGTCTTTTGAACAGGCTGAAAAGATTTTTCATTTCCTTGGGGAGAGTTATAAGGGCTATGGTTACAAGGTTCACAATGTACCCTTTGGCACATTGAAGGAAAGAGCCGATTTTATACTCGATTTTCTTAAACATACGCCTTGA
- a CDS encoding RecQ family ATP-dependent DNA helicase: protein MKPIRDILLEYWGYPSFKPMQERIITSVLNGKDTVALLPTGGGKSLCFQVPAMTMEGICIVISPLVALMGDQVNALKERGIKALKITGGISFDELNTSLDNALYGNYKFLYLSPERLQQEIVQNYIRQMKVNLIAVDEAHCISQWGNDFRPAYKNISLLRKIHPLVPIIALTATATLEVLEDTIAELNLELPAIFKNSFVRENLSYQVYKAEDKLYRAEKLLKNNSGSAIVYVRSRKSSVEVSDQLNTLGISATHYHGGLSTKEKAEKLKSWRGGQVSTMVATNAFGMGIDHPNVRFVVHLQIPESTESYFQESGRAGRDGEYATAVLLFNEYDKIYVKKQFIESLPNTNDLKKIYRHLNNYFQIPYGEGEFTKHNFSFSEFCRMYGLNSILAYNALNSFDRLGIIQLSQEFGRKSTMQFLVSSEKLLYYFEKDMATSIIGKTILRIYGGIFEMPTSINLDLIASKTGQSIERVISALKKMERDHVLEMMLQTTDALLTFLLPREDDKTINVVSREVEALNRKKVLQVNSMLRYIENNDICRSIQLVSYFGETTATKCGICSVCIGGTSKLSRNETREIANHILALLEGRDLSSREISERLNFAEEHTLKVIRLLMDAERIGMTPKNQFYLI from the coding sequence TTGAAACCTATTAGAGACATCCTGCTTGAATATTGGGGATATCCTTCTTTCAAGCCTATGCAGGAAAGAATAATAACCTCCGTTCTGAACGGTAAGGACACCGTGGCCCTACTTCCCACGGGTGGTGGCAAGTCTCTGTGTTTCCAAGTTCCGGCAATGACTATGGAAGGCATTTGCATCGTAATTTCACCCCTTGTAGCATTAATGGGAGATCAGGTTAATGCTCTAAAGGAAAGGGGAATTAAGGCTTTAAAAATTACCGGAGGAATTTCCTTTGACGAATTAAATACTAGCTTGGACAACGCCCTTTATGGCAATTATAAGTTCCTTTACCTGTCACCTGAAAGGCTGCAGCAGGAAATAGTCCAAAATTACATACGGCAGATGAAAGTCAATCTTATTGCTGTGGACGAAGCCCACTGCATTTCGCAATGGGGAAATGATTTTAGGCCGGCATATAAAAACATTTCACTATTAAGAAAAATCCATCCCTTGGTGCCCATTATTGCACTCACGGCCACGGCAACTTTAGAGGTTTTAGAGGACACCATTGCAGAACTAAACCTGGAACTTCCAGCTATTTTCAAAAACTCTTTTGTTAGAGAAAATCTCTCCTATCAGGTTTATAAGGCGGAGGACAAATTGTATCGGGCGGAAAAACTTTTGAAAAACAATTCCGGATCGGCCATTGTTTACGTAAGAAGTAGGAAAAGTTCTGTAGAAGTAAGTGACCAGCTGAATACTTTGGGAATTTCTGCAACACATTATCACGGCGGATTATCGACCAAGGAAAAAGCCGAAAAACTGAAATCGTGGCGTGGCGGCCAAGTTTCCACAATGGTGGCAACAAATGCCTTTGGAATGGGCATAGACCATCCCAATGTACGGTTTGTAGTCCATCTGCAAATACCAGAAAGCACGGAAAGCTATTTTCAAGAGTCGGGGCGCGCAGGTCGTGACGGTGAGTATGCCACCGCAGTTTTACTATTCAATGAATATGATAAAATATATGTAAAGAAGCAGTTTATAGAATCCTTACCAAACACCAATGATCTTAAAAAGATATACCGTCATCTCAACAATTATTTTCAAATACCTTATGGTGAAGGGGAATTCACCAAGCACAATTTTAGCTTTTCTGAATTCTGTAGGATGTATGGCCTTAATTCTATTTTAGCCTATAATGCCTTAAACAGTTTTGACCGTTTGGGAATTATTCAGTTATCCCAGGAATTTGGGAGAAAATCGACCATGCAATTTCTAGTTTCCTCTGAAAAATTATTATATTATTTTGAAAAAGATATGGCAACCTCAATAATTGGAAAGACAATTCTCCGAATATATGGGGGAATATTTGAGATGCCAACCTCGATAAATCTGGATTTGATTGCTTCAAAAACCGGACAATCTATTGAAAGGGTTATTTCCGCCCTTAAAAAGATGGAAAGGGATCACGTTTTGGAAATGATGCTCCAGACCACTGATGCACTCCTAACTTTTCTATTGCCTCGGGAAGACGATAAAACAATTAACGTAGTGTCACGCGAGGTGGAAGCTTTAAACCGAAAAAAAGTCCTTCAGGTGAATTCCATGTTGCGGTACATTGAGAACAATGATATTTGTCGAAGCATACAATTGGTCTCTTATTTCGGTGAAACTACGGCAACCAAATGTGGGATATGCTCAGTATGCATTGGCGGCACTTCCAAGTTGTCAAGAAACGAAACCAGAGAAATTGCAAATCATATACTAGCATTATTGGAAGGCCGCGATTTATCATCAAGGGAAATCTCAGAAAGACTTAATTTTGCCGAAGAGCATACCCTAAAAGTAATTCGATTGTTGATGGATGCCGAAAGAATTGGTATGACTCCTAAGAATCAATTTTATTTAATTTAA
- a CDS encoding aminotransferase class IV translates to MVNINGNLFPESALTLALNNRGLNYGDAVFETIRTLNGKIFFWEDHYFRMMSSMRILRMEIPMNFTMEFLESEILRTLETSVEKNSSFRVKILVWRKEGGKYTPASREIEYAISLEKLDHPFYILKDSACEVELFKDYFISSGLLSTIKSNNRLINILGSIYAEENAYDNCFLLNEHKQIVEALNGNVFLVSGNTVKTPPLSDGCLNGIMRKQLIAIMNTLPEFVMVEESISPFELQKADEIYITNVISGIVPITKYRKKEYGNDLGKILLPKINLRAGMN, encoded by the coding sequence ATGGTTAATATCAATGGAAATCTATTTCCGGAATCTGCCCTAACTCTTGCATTAAACAATCGTGGTCTAAATTACGGCGATGCAGTATTTGAAACTATACGTACCTTAAATGGTAAAATCTTCTTTTGGGAAGATCATTATTTCCGAATGATGTCCTCGATGCGGATTCTAAGAATGGAAATTCCTATGAACTTTACTATGGAATTTTTGGAATCTGAAATTCTCAGGACATTGGAAACTTCGGTGGAAAAAAACAGCTCATTTCGAGTCAAAATTCTTGTTTGGCGAAAAGAGGGAGGTAAATATACCCCTGCTTCCCGGGAAATTGAATACGCCATTTCATTAGAAAAACTGGATCATCCATTTTATATCTTAAAAGATTCAGCTTGTGAAGTGGAACTGTTTAAAGATTATTTTATTTCTTCCGGTCTGCTTTCCACTATAAAATCCAACAATAGACTTATAAACATCCTGGGCAGCATTTATGCTGAAGAGAATGCGTACGACAATTGCTTTTTGCTAAATGAACACAAACAAATAGTAGAAGCGCTAAATGGTAATGTGTTTTTAGTCTCTGGAAATACGGTAAAAACCCCGCCTCTTTCCGACGGTTGTTTGAATGGGATTATGAGAAAACAACTGATTGCGATTATGAATACCTTGCCAGAATTTGTGATGGTAGAAGAATCTATATCACCTTTTGAATTACAAAAAGCAGACGAGATTTATATAACCAATGTTATTTCGGGAATTGTACCAATAACAAAATATCGTAAGAAGGAATATGGCAATGATTTAGGAAAAATCTTACTTCCGAAAATAAATTTGCGGGCGGGAATGAATTAG
- a CDS encoding cryptochrome/photolyase family protein, whose translation MKEKTNVFWFRRDLRLEDNVGFHKALQGKLPLLPIFIFDSEILDELPKTDARVSFIYQTIQKINHELSNYGSGVALFYGRPEDVIKEIVSHYNVQHVICNRDYEPYARKRDNQIEKLLSTKNIGFTTYKDQVIFEKEEIVKNDGDPYIVYTPYMKLWKQNFAMLKGFKKYNSKPFLGNLFKKQKLPNLSLEQMGFQESEIKVPPFDISENLISEYNNKRDYPAKDATSHLGPHLRFGTVGIRQVMQKAISAYNEVFWQELIWREFFMQILWHFPHTGQEAFKKQYDRIEWRNNESDFEKWRQGKTGYPLIDAGMRQLNTTGYMHNRVRMVAASFLCKHLLIDWRWGEAYFAEKLLDYEMSSNVGNWQWAAGSGVDAAPYFRIFNPTTQIVKFDKDHQYIKEWIPELGTEKYPEKMVEHKEARERCLKVYKAALA comes from the coding sequence TTGAAAGAAAAAACCAATGTCTTTTGGTTCCGGAGGGATCTGCGTTTAGAAGACAACGTAGGATTTCATAAAGCGCTTCAAGGAAAACTTCCCCTACTACCCATTTTTATTTTTGATTCTGAAATACTGGACGAACTTCCAAAAACCGATGCTAGGGTAAGTTTTATTTATCAGACTATTCAAAAGATAAATCATGAACTATCAAATTACGGTAGTGGCGTGGCTCTTTTTTACGGGAGGCCAGAAGATGTAATAAAAGAGATTGTTTCTCATTATAATGTACAGCACGTTATCTGTAACCGAGATTATGAGCCTTACGCGAGAAAAAGAGATAACCAAATTGAAAAACTTCTCTCCACCAAGAATATAGGCTTTACTACTTATAAGGACCAAGTGATTTTTGAAAAAGAAGAAATTGTCAAAAACGACGGCGATCCCTATATAGTCTATACACCTTATATGAAACTTTGGAAACAAAATTTCGCCATGCTTAAAGGGTTTAAAAAATATAATTCGAAACCCTTTTTAGGCAATCTTTTTAAAAAACAAAAACTCCCTAATCTTTCACTAGAGCAAATGGGATTTCAGGAATCTGAAATTAAAGTTCCGCCGTTTGATATTAGCGAGAATCTTATTTCGGAATATAATAATAAACGGGACTATCCAGCAAAAGACGCCACTTCGCATTTAGGTCCTCATCTTCGTTTCGGCACCGTTGGTATCCGCCAAGTTATGCAAAAGGCTATTTCGGCGTACAATGAAGTGTTTTGGCAGGAACTTATATGGCGCGAATTTTTTATGCAGATTTTGTGGCATTTTCCCCATACAGGGCAAGAAGCTTTCAAAAAACAATACGACAGGATTGAATGGCGAAATAACGAAAGCGATTTTGAAAAATGGAGGCAGGGCAAAACCGGTTATCCATTGATTGATGCCGGAATGCGCCAATTAAATACCACGGGTTATATGCACAATCGTGTACGGATGGTAGCGGCAAGTTTTCTTTGCAAACATCTTTTAATTGATTGGCGCTGGGGCGAAGCCTATTTTGCTGAAAAATTATTGGATTATGAAATGTCCAGCAATGTTGGAAATTGGCAATGGGCAGCTGGAAGTGGTGTGGATGCAGCTCCCTATTTCCGAATCTTTAATCCAACAACGCAAATTGTAAAATTTGATAAGGACCACCAATATATCAAAGAATGGATCCCTGAATTGGGTACAGAAAAATATCCTGAAAAAATGGTTGAGCACAAGGAAGCGCGAGAGCGATGTCTTAAAGTTTATAAGGCTGCACTTGCTTAG
- the murA gene encoding UDP-N-acetylglucosamine 1-carboxyvinyltransferase, protein MGTFQIEGGHSLKGEIIPQGAKNEALQILCAVLLTSERVVIENIPDILDVNKLISILENLGVKIQKLGKGKFAFIADDINLDYMESEAFKVDGSSLRGSIMIVGPLLARFGKGYIPRPGGDKIGRRRLDTHFQGFINLGAQFRYNKKERFYGVEAPDGLHGAYMLLDQASVTGTANIIMAAVLAKGITTIYNAACEPYIQQLCKMLNSMGANITGVGSNLLVIEGVKELHGCSHRILPDMIEIGSWIGLAAMTQSEITIKDVSWENLGLIPETFRKLGITLNKKGDDIHIPAHQEYEIQGYIDGSILTIADAPWPGFTPDLLSIVLVMCTQAKGSVLIHQKMFESRLFFVDKLIDMGAKIILCDPHRATVIGHNFQSNLRATTMVSPDIRAGISLLIAALSAEGHSTIHNIEQIDRGYENIVERLQAIGAKITRTEP, encoded by the coding sequence ATGGGAACTTTTCAAATTGAGGGTGGACACAGCCTTAAAGGGGAAATTATACCCCAAGGAGCTAAAAATGAGGCTCTTCAGATACTCTGTGCGGTATTATTAACTTCTGAAAGAGTTGTTATTGAGAATATTCCAGATATTCTCGACGTAAATAAATTAATTTCCATACTCGAGAATCTTGGAGTAAAAATCCAAAAGCTTGGAAAGGGAAAGTTTGCATTTATCGCAGACGATATCAATCTGGACTATATGGAATCTGAAGCTTTTAAAGTGGACGGAAGTTCGCTAAGGGGATCGATTATGATTGTAGGTCCTCTGCTGGCAAGATTCGGCAAAGGGTATATTCCGCGTCCTGGTGGTGATAAGATTGGTAGGAGAAGGTTGGATACCCACTTTCAGGGATTTATTAATCTTGGGGCCCAATTTCGCTACAACAAGAAAGAACGTTTTTACGGAGTTGAAGCACCCGATGGATTGCACGGAGCATACATGCTTTTGGATCAAGCATCGGTAACGGGAACCGCCAATATAATTATGGCGGCTGTTCTTGCTAAGGGAATCACGACAATATATAATGCTGCCTGCGAACCGTACATTCAGCAACTTTGTAAAATGCTCAATTCTATGGGTGCCAATATTACCGGAGTAGGATCAAACCTATTGGTAATTGAAGGTGTAAAAGAACTTCATGGTTGTTCCCATCGCATTTTGCCCGATATGATCGAGATAGGAAGTTGGATCGGTCTCGCCGCCATGACCCAAAGCGAAATAACTATTAAGGATGTTAGTTGGGAAAACCTGGGGCTTATTCCTGAAACTTTCCGAAAACTCGGAATTACACTCAATAAAAAAGGAGATGATATCCATATCCCTGCTCACCAAGAATATGAAATTCAGGGCTATATAGATGGTTCTATCTTAACCATTGCAGATGCTCCTTGGCCTGGTTTTACTCCAGATCTTTTGAGTATTGTTTTGGTAATGTGCACCCAAGCAAAGGGAAGTGTTCTAATACATCAAAAAATGTTTGAGAGTCGGTTGTTCTTTGTGGATAAGTTGATCGATATGGGAGCGAAGATTATTCTTTGCGATCCACATAGAGCTACGGTAATCGGGCACAACTTCCAATCCAATTTAAGGGCGACCACTATGGTCTCTCCAGATATCAGAGCGGGAATCTCATTGTTAATCGCGGCACTATCTGCGGAAGGACATAGTACTATCCATAATATTGAGCAGATTGATCGGGGATATGAAAATATTGTGGAAAGACTTCAGGCCATTGGAGCCAAGATTACTAGAACCGAGCCGTAA